One window from the genome of Pyxicephalus adspersus chromosome 6, UCB_Pads_2.0, whole genome shotgun sequence encodes:
- the LOC140332691 gene encoding olfactory receptor 5V1-like — MDANQTLFQDFLLLPLTDLPNLKGVLFCAILLIYLLTLFGNVAIILVSKLDTSLHMPMYFFLTNLSFLDICYTSTTMPKMLQLLLAEKKSISFLGCVVQMYIFIALVGTECVLLAVMSYDRFLAICIPLRYSCYMTHKGCIALSVLSWLSGLLNSVIHTVFTFRLHFCYSNKINYFYCDIPPILSISCEDTLINEKLLLCIGVFIGWTPYFCIIVSYIYIIVTIIKMKSTEGRQKAFSTCGSHLTVVMIFFGSVIFSYVRPVSTYSMAKDRLISVLYSVVSPMLNPIIYTLKNQDVKKAFNKQVIQRLKVS; from the coding sequence ATGGACGCAAATCAGACATTGTTTCAAGATTTTCTGCTACTTCCATTAACAGACCTGCCTAATTTAAAAGGTGTTCTGTTTTGCGCCATACTTCTAATCTATTTACTAACTCTCTTTGGAAATGTTGCAATCATTTTGGTTTCCAAGTTGGATACAAGCCTGCATAtgccaatgtattttttcttgaCAAATTTATCCTTCCTGGACATCTGTTATACTTCTACCACTATGCCAAAAATGTTGCAATTACTCTTAGCAGAGAAAAAGTCCATTTCGTTCCTGGGGTGTGTAGTtcaaatgtacatatttattgcCCTTGTAGGCACTGAGTGTGTTCTCCTTGCGGTAATGTCCTATGACCGGTTTCTAGCTATATGCATCCCTTTAAGATACTCATGCTATATGACCCACAAAGGCTGCATTGCCCTTTCAGTTCTATCATGGTTGAGTGGTTTGTTGAATTCAGTAATTCATACTGTCTTTACATTTCGTCTCCATTTTTGTTATTCCaacaaaatcaattatttttattgtgatatacCTCCAATTCTTTCTATTTCATGTGAAGATACTTTGATTAATGAAAAGCTTCTTTTGTGTATTGGTGTATTTATAGGCTGGACACCTTACTTTTGCATTATTGTTTcttacatatacattattgtgACCATAATCAAGATGAAGTCTACTGAAGGAAGACAGAAGGCATTTTCCACCTGTGGCTCCCACCTCACAGTGGTGATGATTTTCTTTGGTAGTGTTATCTTTAGCTACGTAAGACCAGTTTCTACATACTCTATGGCCAAAGACAGACTGATTTCAGTTCTTTATAGTGTTGTTTCTCCAATGTTAAACCCTATTATATACACACTGAAAAACCAAGATGTTAAAAAAGCTTTCAATAAGCAGGTCATTCAAAGACTAAAAGTTTCTTAG
- the LOC140332690 gene encoding olfactory receptor 5V1-like — MGENLTISTDFLIMGLSDLPDLKVFLFCVLLLIYVLTLTGNMAIILVLQMDQSLHRPMYFFLGNLAFLDICYTSTTMPKMLQILIVKEKAITFIGCVTQLYLFLAFVGTECVLLGIMSYDRFLAICNPLRYMVIMNFKDCAKFASASWLCGLVNSIIHTVSTFRLHFCGIKKIKYYFCDIPPLLSLSCDNTIINEALLLSIGVFIGWTPFLSIIISYIYIIVTIMKIKSNEGRQKAFSTCASHLTVVILYYGSAISNYVRPISTYSLGKDRVISVLYSVVTPMLNPIIYTLNNHDVKNAISRQIIHRGKP; from the coding sequence ATGGGTGAAAATTTGACAATATCGACAGATTTCCTTATAATGGGTTTATCAGACCTGCCAGACCTAAAagtatttctgttttgtgttctccTTCTCATCTATGTTCTAACATTAACAGGCAACATGGCCATAATTCTAGTTTTACAGATGGATCAAAGCCTTCACAggccaatgtacttttttttgggCAATTTAGCCTTCCTGGACATCTGCTATACATCAACCACCATGCCTAAAATGTTACAGATTCTTATAGTAAAGGAAAAAGCAATCACATTTATTGGCTGTGTGACTcagctatatttatttttggcatttgtaGGCACTGAGTGTGTTCTTCTTGGGATTATGTCTTATGACAGATTTTTAGCCATCTGTAACCCTCTTAGATACATGGTTATAATGAACTTCAAAGATTGTGCCAAGTTTGCTTCTGCATCTTGGCTGTGTGGCCTTGTGAACTCTATAATTCATACTGTTTCCACTTTCCGCCTTCACTTTTGTGGAATTAAAAagatcaaatattatttttgtgacaTCCCCCCACTTCTTTCTCTTTCATGcgataatacaataataaacgAGGCCTTGTTACTTTCTATTGGTGTTTTTATTGGTTGGACACCATTCCTGAGCATTAtcatctcatatatatatatcattgtgaCCATAATGAAGATTAAGTCTAATGAAGGAAGACAGAAAGCATTTTCAACTTGTGCATCCCATCTTACGGTAGTCATCCTGTACTATGGAAGTGCTATTTCCAACTATGTGAGACCAATTTCTACATACTCCTTGGGTAAAGACAGAGTGATTTCTGTCCTGTATAgtgtggtgacaccaatgttgAATCCAATTATATATACGTTAAATAATCATGATGTTAAGAATGCAATTTCTAGACAGATAATTCATAGAGGGAAACCCTGA